Part of the Halorhabdus utahensis DSM 12940 genome, AGTCGATCTCACTGGGTACACTACTGCATTCGAACTGCCTGAATTACACCCGTTCACGGATTGTTCGCGGCAAAAGTGGGTTGGGGCAGATTCGAACTGCCGACTTCCTCCGTGTGAAGGAGGTATCATAACCGGACTAGATCACCAACCCGCATCAATCGCTACTGGCAGGGCGAACTTAAGAATTGCTTTACCGCTTTCAGTCCTTGCGGTAGTCGTCGATCTTTTCCCGGGCGTCCCCGATGGCTTCCTTGGCCTCACCCTCGGCGTTTGCCTGCACTTCCTTGAGGTCTGCCCGGATCTTCTCTAAGCGACCCGGCTCCGGTTCCGGCTCGTCTTCCCCGGTGAGTTCCGTGAATCGCTCTCGGACCGGTTCGAGTTCCTCCTCGACACCTTTCTTTGCGGTTTCGCCGGCGCGCTTGAGGTAGTACCGTGCGTCTTCGAAGTGCTT contains:
- a CDS encoding DUF7553 family protein, producing the protein MNKHFEDARYYLKRAGETAKKGVEEELEPVRERFTELTGEDEPEPEPGRLEKIRADLKEVQANAEGEAKEAIGDAREKIDDYRKD